From a single Fulvivirga ulvae genomic region:
- a CDS encoding response regulator: protein MPRFSLSKVDNYRNTRSPQNDIIRIKFPSELVDTKEVQKEELLVFVVDDDPHFLQILNTHFNKLEIKSEADNLYKFKVRNFATGRSCLENLPLNPDLILLNFYINKGLPNALTGQETLEKISEANPNQKVLILNDIDINLRDAFVENGLRDYIIKDNEALMELNRLVIDILNH from the coding sequence ATGCCACGATTTTCTTTGAGTAAGGTAGATAATTACCGTAATACACGATCTCCTCAAAATGACATTATCCGCATTAAATTCCCATCTGAACTAGTTGACACCAAGGAGGTTCAAAAAGAAGAACTGCTGGTATTTGTGGTTGATGATGATCCTCACTTTCTCCAGATCTTAAATACACATTTCAATAAGCTGGAGATCAAATCAGAAGCCGATAATCTGTATAAATTCAAAGTAAGAAATTTCGCTACGGGTAGAAGTTGCCTGGAAAACCTCCCTCTTAATCCGGATCTGATCCTGCTTAATTTTTATATTAACAAAGGTCTGCCCAATGCACTAACCGGGCAAGAGACCCTGGAAAAAATATCGGAAGCCAATCCAAATCAAAAGGTACTGATCCTCAACGACATTGATATCAACCTTAGAGATGCCTTTGTTGAAAACGGCCTTCGCGACTATATCATTAAAGATAATGAAGCTCTGATGGAGCTTAACCGGTTGGTTATTGATATTCTTAATCATTGA
- a CDS encoding YqcI/YcgG family protein produces the protein MQQPVYARVEDGELHGTLNDTRNNIKYRMMKEAIQGYYDNHLVPSANMPSIREINYSMGIFSEMGTRESAGALSNSLNQFIEDIEDRPECNSYFAIFDEVDIEDEEHFQLLLWTQLQYVPGNTLEHISQNDHEMLMPGESDFCITLAGRPLHVICLHPQSNQKVRRFPWPVLIFRTIGKDS, from the coding sequence ATGCAACAGCCAGTATATGCCAGAGTTGAGGATGGGGAGCTTCATGGAACATTAAATGACACCCGAAACAATATAAAGTATAGAATGATGAAAGAAGCGATCCAGGGATATTATGACAACCACCTGGTACCTTCGGCCAATATGCCCTCTATCAGAGAGATCAATTACAGCATGGGGATTTTTTCTGAAATGGGAACCCGGGAAAGTGCCGGTGCACTATCCAATAGCCTTAATCAGTTTATTGAAGATATAGAAGACAGGCCGGAGTGCAACTCCTACTTCGCCATTTTTGACGAAGTAGATATTGAAGATGAAGAACATTTTCAACTGCTGCTGTGGACACAATTGCAATACGTTCCAGGCAATACCTTGGAGCACATCTCTCAAAATGATCATGAAATGCTCATGCCAGGTGAATCTGATTTTTGCATCACCCTCGCAGGCCGTCCATTACACGTCATTTGCCTGCACCCTCAAAGCAACCAAAAAGTAAGAAGATTCCCCTGGCCTGTATTGATTTTCAGAACCATCGGGAAGGACTCGTAA
- a CDS encoding diphthine--ammonia ligase — translation MPKTPITISWSGGKDSAYALFRVMETGAYDIRSLHTVFDSELKRVGLHGVHEHLIEVQAEALGIPLEKIYLPKDNSHEAYERVIKNFCMAKKEEGINHIMYGDIFLEDLKAYRDKQLSSAGMKGVYPIWKEDTQQLVEEFVADGFRTVVCAANAAMFDKEQVGKTIDAEWLNRLADGVDPCGENGEFHTFVYAGPVFRKRVDFRLGDVVEKSYEYNKKEDDGGLTPMKSSFWFQELL, via the coding sequence ATGCCTAAAACACCAATAACTATTAGCTGGAGCGGAGGAAAAGACTCTGCTTATGCCTTATTCCGTGTCATGGAGACCGGGGCATACGATATCAGAAGCCTGCATACTGTTTTTGACTCCGAATTAAAAAGGGTTGGCTTGCATGGAGTGCACGAACATTTGATTGAAGTCCAGGCTGAGGCCCTTGGCATTCCTCTGGAAAAGATCTACCTGCCCAAAGATAATTCACATGAAGCCTATGAGCGTGTAATTAAAAACTTCTGCATGGCCAAAAAAGAAGAAGGGATAAATCACATCATGTATGGTGACATTTTTCTTGAAGACCTGAAGGCCTATCGTGATAAACAATTAAGTTCGGCAGGCATGAAAGGTGTATATCCGATATGGAAAGAAGACACACAACAACTGGTCGAAGAGTTTGTGGCAGATGGTTTTAGAACGGTGGTATGTGCCGCTAATGCCGCTATGTTTGACAAAGAGCAGGTAGGAAAGACGATCGATGCGGAATGGCTCAACCGTCTAGCAGATGGCGTAGACCCTTGTGGTGAAAATGGTGAGTTCCATACTTTCGTTTATGCTGGCCCGGTGTTTCGTAAGCGAGTTGATTTTCGCCTGGGCGATGTGGTGGAAAAAAGCTACGAGTACAACAAAAAAGAAGATGACGGCGGTCTCACCCCAATGAAGTCCAGCTTTTGGTTTCAGGAGCTTCTATAA
- a CDS encoding YjjG family noncanonical pyrimidine nucleotidase yields MHKYKVILFDLDHTLWDYEKNSQETLNEIYINYKLNAICGFSFDQFHDRFGRVNSGLWRQYDHGLIDRTTIRQERFNRILKHFRIQDPDLALRLSDDYLNLCPTKTNLLPYAHDVLCYLKQKYDLYILTNGFDDIQEIKLSNSNLKNYFSGMITSETIGHRKPSREIFNHALEVAGSTCSDTLMVGDNLLADVLGAKRASIDSVYFNPLRKIHREDIDLEINCLSQLMNIL; encoded by the coding sequence ATGCATAAATACAAGGTAATTTTATTCGATCTGGATCATACCCTCTGGGACTATGAGAAAAACTCTCAGGAGACACTGAATGAAATATATATCAACTATAAACTCAATGCGATTTGCGGTTTTTCCTTCGATCAGTTCCACGACCGCTTCGGCAGGGTCAACTCCGGTCTCTGGCGCCAGTACGATCATGGGCTTATCGACCGGACGACTATACGGCAGGAACGATTCAATCGTATATTAAAGCACTTTCGTATCCAGGACCCTGACCTGGCTCTTCGCCTGTCTGACGACTACCTTAACCTTTGCCCCACCAAAACCAACCTCCTACCCTATGCCCATGATGTACTTTGTTACCTTAAGCAAAAGTATGATCTCTATATTCTGACCAATGGCTTTGACGATATACAAGAGATAAAGCTCTCCAACTCCAACCTGAAAAACTATTTCAGTGGTATGATCACTTCTGAAACCATAGGTCACCGAAAGCCTTCCAGGGAGATCTTTAACCATGCGCTGGAAGTGGCCGGTTCCACTTGTAGCGACACCCTCATGGTGGGTGATAACCTGTTGGCCGATGTTCTGGGGGCTAAGCGGGCATCTATCGATTCTGTCTATTTCAATCCATTGCGAAAAATACACCGCGAGGATATCGACCTGGAGATCAACTGCCTGAGCCAGCTCATGAATATCCTGTAG
- a CDS encoding ArsR/SmtB family transcription factor, with protein sequence MRLKNFSLSFGSQIFKACSDESRLRILHLIFKNKEMCISDLELILDFTQTKTSRHLIYLKNSGILNTRKQDQWVFYHLKDEVYDIINQIFQFLQKDQVLRGDLEAYKTMYSNRELALNKLQTRNWQN encoded by the coding sequence ATGAGATTAAAAAATTTTAGCTTGTCATTTGGCTCCCAGATCTTCAAAGCTTGCTCGGATGAATCCAGGCTTCGCATTCTACACCTTATTTTTAAAAATAAGGAAATGTGTATTTCGGACCTGGAACTGATTCTGGATTTCACCCAAACCAAAACCTCAAGACACCTTATATACCTAAAAAATTCGGGTATTCTGAACACACGTAAGCAGGATCAATGGGTATTCTACCATTTGAAAGATGAGGTCTATGATATCATTAACCAGATATTTCAATTTTTACAAAAGGATCAGGTACTTCGTGGTGACCTTGAGGCTTATAAAACGATGTATTCTAACAGGGAACTGGCATTAAACAAACTACAGACTAGAAACTGGCAGAACTAA
- the meaB gene encoding methylmalonyl Co-A mutase-associated GTPase MeaB, whose amino-acid sequence MTSRRKRLSVNEYVDGVLAGNTVVLSRTITLIESNLAGDQALAEQVLIRILPYTGNSKRIGITGVPGVGKSTFIEAMGLHLAEMDKKLAVLAVDPSSQRSGGSILGDKTRMEQLSHHRNAYIRPSATGASLGGVANKTRETMLLCEAAGYKIIFIETVGVGQSEVAVKGMVDFFLLLMLAGAGDELQGIKKGIMEMADAIAITKADTDNITASKKARAEYQNALHLFPPSETDWSPKVLTCSAVTRQGLDDIWKMIEEYFSHMGSGLDQLRKHQNINWMHETIGFLLKNNFYHKPEVAERIPEMEKQVGLGEITPQAAARELIRL is encoded by the coding sequence ATGACTTCAAGACGGAAAAGACTGAGTGTAAACGAATATGTGGATGGTGTGCTCGCGGGCAATACCGTAGTTCTAAGCCGTACCATTACGTTGATCGAGAGCAATCTTGCGGGTGACCAGGCACTGGCCGAACAGGTGCTGATCAGGATCTTACCTTATACGGGCAACTCAAAGCGAATAGGCATTACTGGTGTACCCGGTGTCGGCAAAAGTACTTTTATAGAAGCCATGGGCCTGCATCTGGCAGAGATGGACAAAAAGCTGGCTGTACTGGCCGTAGACCCCAGCAGCCAAAGGAGTGGAGGGAGCATATTGGGCGACAAAACCCGCATGGAGCAGCTATCACACCATCGTAATGCCTATATCCGGCCTTCTGCCACTGGGGCATCGCTCGGAGGCGTGGCCAACAAAACCCGTGAGACTATGCTGCTGTGTGAGGCGGCCGGCTATAAAATCATCTTTATTGAAACGGTCGGGGTCGGCCAGTCTGAGGTTGCTGTTAAGGGTATGGTTGACTTCTTCTTGCTGCTGATGCTGGCAGGTGCCGGTGATGAGCTGCAGGGCATAAAAAAGGGGATTATGGAGATGGCGGATGCCATTGCCATTACCAAGGCTGACACGGACAATATTACTGCTTCAAAAAAGGCCAGGGCTGAATATCAGAATGCCTTACATTTATTTCCCCCTTCGGAAACAGACTGGTCTCCCAAAGTATTGACCTGCTCAGCCGTTACGCGGCAGGGTCTGGACGATATCTGGAAAATGATTGAGGAGTATTTCAGCCATATGGGATCAGGCCTGGATCAGCTTCGCAAGCACCAGAACATCAACTGGATGCACGAAACCATAGGCTTTCTGCTAAAAAACAATTTTTACCACAAACCCGAAGTAGCCGAGCGTATACCTGAAATGGAGAAGCAGGTTGGTTTGGGTGAAATCACTCCCCAGGCAGCAGCAAGGGAGCTGATCAGATTATAG
- a CDS encoding carboxypeptidase-like regulatory domain-containing protein: MKKVRGKYLWLAVLLCAVLSLSGVDVQAQGKKKVIQLSGIVLGEDSISGIPGVHVYVPKAGRGTTTNRVGYFSMPTLVGDEIVISAIGYEKQYYRIPDTDKENLTILIELVSDTTFLETVEIMPFPTEEIFKEAVLALNLPVREDVNNENLNDELLALMLQTTPMDASMNHRYYIDNWVQYQGDKFGPRPNPLLNPFNWARFFKSLKNKN; this comes from the coding sequence TTGAAAAAGGTTCGTGGAAAGTATTTATGGCTTGCGGTGCTGCTGTGTGCAGTACTCTCCCTATCCGGGGTTGACGTTCAGGCGCAAGGCAAGAAAAAAGTAATTCAGCTTTCAGGTATTGTTCTGGGCGAAGACAGCATCTCAGGAATTCCCGGTGTGCACGTATATGTGCCTAAAGCGGGAAGAGGAACAACTACCAACAGGGTTGGGTATTTTTCTATGCCTACGCTGGTAGGAGATGAAATCGTGATCAGTGCGATCGGCTATGAAAAGCAATACTACAGAATACCCGACACCGATAAAGAAAACCTTACGATACTGATTGAACTGGTTTCCGATACCACATTCCTGGAAACCGTGGAGATCATGCCTTTCCCTACAGAAGAGATTTTTAAAGAAGCCGTACTGGCACTTAACCTGCCGGTAAGGGAAGATGTAAACAACGAAAATCTTAATGATGAACTGCTGGCGCTAATGCTCCAAACTACACCTATGGATGCCAGTATGAACCATAGGTATTATATTGATAACTGGGTACAATACCAGGGAGATAAATTTGGTCCAAGACCTAACCCGTTGTTAAATCCATTTAACTGGGCAAGATTTTTCAAATCCTTAAAGAATAAGAACTAA
- a CDS encoding CHASE2 domain-containing protein produces MGRKFWIDCILGTIFIFGIMWVIFNVSQFQIFDAFDPVGEALDDMEMTDVAFSQLREDPVPDTNIVIINIGMLSRAEIARQLQIINQYKPAVVGFDSFFNFRSADTLGDLALSNAFSEVENLVMVTKLLQSDSLKVLREGDDIYDSLEVSHDLFRKDAYQAFANLDTDAENQEDYKTCRAFPTRRIVNGKEHVAFAVQVAELYDPVKVKELKQRNKPTEIINYRGNLVDFFGRTGYPNMFYALDVDDVFSENFVPEMIKGKIVLFGFMGENFFDTSWDDKFFTPLNKNYAGKANPDMYGVVVHANIVSMILKEDYVDELTDKEGIGIIVAILICFLNVALFSYVYFKVPDWYDGITKLVQLAEIMLIIFLMVIVFSEYSFKLNLVITLAAIALAGDGLEVFYGVVKNLFNKESRKQLFTIRRKRV; encoded by the coding sequence ATGGGAAGGAAATTCTGGATAGATTGTATCCTGGGAACTATCTTTATTTTTGGCATCATGTGGGTGATCTTCAACGTTTCCCAATTCCAGATCTTTGATGCCTTTGATCCGGTGGGTGAAGCATTGGACGATATGGAGATGACCGATGTGGCTTTTTCTCAACTCAGGGAAGACCCGGTTCCGGATACTAACATTGTTATTATTAATATAGGCATGCTGAGCAGGGCCGAAATAGCCCGGCAACTTCAGATCATTAACCAATATAAACCAGCCGTAGTAGGTTTTGACAGCTTTTTCAATTTCAGAAGTGCAGATACGTTAGGTGACCTTGCCCTTAGCAATGCATTTTCAGAGGTGGAAAACCTGGTGATGGTTACCAAACTGCTTCAGTCAGATTCCCTGAAAGTGTTGCGTGAGGGCGATGATATCTATGATTCCCTGGAAGTCTCGCATGATTTATTTCGTAAGGATGCATATCAGGCCTTTGCTAACCTTGATACCGACGCTGAAAATCAGGAAGATTATAAAACCTGCCGAGCCTTCCCTACCAGGCGGATAGTTAATGGAAAAGAACATGTGGCTTTTGCCGTTCAGGTAGCCGAATTATATGATCCGGTAAAAGTGAAAGAACTCAAGCAACGGAATAAACCCACGGAAATAATTAACTACAGGGGCAACCTTGTGGATTTCTTTGGGCGTACAGGTTATCCCAATATGTTTTACGCCCTTGATGTGGATGATGTGTTTAGCGAAAACTTCGTTCCGGAAATGATCAAGGGTAAAATCGTGCTTTTTGGGTTTATGGGGGAGAATTTTTTCGATACCTCCTGGGATGATAAGTTTTTTACGCCTTTGAATAAAAACTATGCAGGTAAAGCCAATCCGGATATGTATGGCGTGGTGGTTCATGCTAATATTGTCTCTATGATCTTAAAGGAGGACTATGTCGATGAGTTGACGGATAAAGAAGGTATAGGCATAATTGTGGCTATATTGATATGTTTCCTTAATGTAGCGCTATTTTCTTATGTTTATTTCAAGGTCCCGGACTGGTATGATGGCATTACCAAACTGGTGCAATTGGCAGAGATAATGCTTATTATATTTTTAATGGTAATTGTTTTCAGTGAATACAGTTTTAAGCTAAATTTGGTAATTACACTTGCTGCGATCGCTTTGGCGGGAGACGGACTTGAGGTCTTTTATGGTGTGGTTAAAAACCTGTTTAACAAAGAAAGTCGGAAACAACTGTTTACCATTCGCCGTAAAAGGGTATAA
- a CDS encoding Hsp20/alpha crystallin family protein, translating into MTLVRYNPLNDFVPGTFGDLIESVLRDKTNGSANFKPAVDIFKGEKEIELQLIVPGMKKEDFSINLENNVLEISGERILKDELKEKLQKQESNYGKFRRAFTLSEDINQESISANYADGILTIKLPLTEKKETKSMIKVS; encoded by the coding sequence ATGACATTAGTAAGATACAACCCATTAAACGACTTTGTACCAGGTACTTTTGGTGATTTGATCGAGAGTGTTTTAAGAGACAAAACAAACGGTAGTGCCAACTTCAAACCGGCAGTAGATATCTTCAAAGGAGAAAAAGAAATTGAGCTGCAACTTATTGTTCCCGGTATGAAAAAAGAAGATTTTAGCATTAACCTGGAGAACAATGTGCTTGAAATAAGTGGTGAAAGGATTTTAAAAGATGAGTTGAAAGAGAAGCTTCAAAAGCAAGAGTCTAACTACGGCAAATTCAGAAGGGCCTTTACACTTTCCGAAGACATCAACCAAGAGAGCATCAGTGCCAACTATGCTGATGGCATCCTGACCATTAAACTGCCCCTGACAGAGAAGAAAGAAACAAAGAGTATGATCAAAGTTAGCTAA
- a CDS encoding Nramp family divalent metal transporter, with amino-acid sequence MNDKVRNFLKTLGPGIVFAGMCIGVSHLVQSTRAGADYGFALLIAVIAANLFKYPFFEFSSRYTGATGLSILDGYAKVGKWILWVYGIMTLVTMFIVSAAVTFVAAGLLSNLMGFELTTNWWAAIIFGVCIIVLGSGRYGALDSLLKIVSVVLLISTITAVVVAFAKGRPEPVEGFVPKELNSASGLIFLIALMGWMPTAVDMSTWTGLWAEARIKQTGYKPTLKETLLDFNIGYSITALLAVIFLSLGALVMYGSGIEMSNSAPAFAGQLLGMYTSSIGPWSYFIIAVAAFSTMFSTSITVLDGYGRTMERIVKLIFDGKKKVGYFYWVVLIAVGSFLVISQFLNNLKSLVDLATVVSFVIAPLAAFLNYKVIFSKDITGDFVPPKWLKLLAIGGLIFLSAFTLIYFYVLI; translated from the coding sequence ATGAACGATAAGGTCAGGAATTTTTTAAAGACGTTAGGGCCGGGGATTGTATTTGCCGGAATGTGCATTGGTGTGTCTCACCTGGTGCAGTCTACCCGTGCGGGAGCTGATTATGGCTTCGCATTACTCATAGCTGTTATTGCGGCCAACCTGTTTAAATATCCTTTTTTCGAATTTTCTTCTCGCTATACTGGTGCTACCGGGCTAAGTATACTTGATGGCTATGCCAAAGTAGGTAAGTGGATCTTATGGGTTTATGGGATCATGACCCTTGTTACCATGTTTATTGTGAGTGCCGCGGTGACCTTTGTGGCTGCAGGCCTGCTAAGCAACCTTATGGGCTTTGAACTTACTACCAATTGGTGGGCAGCGATCATTTTTGGTGTTTGCATCATTGTGCTGGGCAGTGGCAGGTACGGTGCCCTGGACAGCCTCCTGAAAATCGTAAGCGTCGTGCTGCTGATCTCCACCATTACGGCCGTTGTTGTAGCTTTCGCAAAAGGTCGCCCGGAACCTGTAGAGGGGTTTGTCCCCAAAGAGCTGAACAGTGCCAGCGGATTGATATTCCTAATAGCACTGATGGGATGGATGCCAACGGCGGTAGATATGTCGACCTGGACAGGCCTCTGGGCAGAAGCCAGGATCAAACAAACCGGATATAAACCTACTTTGAAAGAGACGCTGCTCGATTTTAATATTGGCTACTCCATTACTGCCCTGCTGGCCGTTATATTTTTATCCCTCGGCGCATTGGTTATGTACGGCAGTGGCATTGAGATGTCCAATAGCGCGCCTGCATTTGCCGGACAGTTATTAGGAATGTACACTTCTTCTATCGGTCCCTGGAGTTATTTTATCATTGCCGTGGCTGCTTTTAGCACGATGTTTAGCACATCAATTACTGTGCTTGATGGCTATGGGCGAACTATGGAGCGCATTGTCAAACTGATTTTTGACGGGAAAAAGAAAGTCGGCTACTTCTACTGGGTCGTGCTGATCGCAGTTGGTTCCTTTTTAGTTATATCCCAGTTTTTAAATAATCTTAAAAGCCTTGTAGACCTGGCAACAGTAGTGTCATTTGTGATCGCACCGTTGGCTGCATTTCTGAACTATAAAGTTATATTCTCGAAGGACATAACCGGAGATTTTGTGCCACCAAAATGGTTAAAACTTCTGGCAATAGGAGGACTGATCTTCTTATCAGCCTTTACGTTAATCTATTTTTATGTCCTAATTTGA
- the pruA gene encoding L-glutamate gamma-semialdehyde dehydrogenase, translating into MPKGVYNVPLPKNEPVLTYGPGSSEKANLKKAIEEARSKQVDIPMYIGSEEVRTDKKLPLNPPHDHQHVLGYFHEGDSSHVQQAIDAALGAKEAWAELAWEHRASIFLKAADLLAGPYRAKINAATMLGQSKNAFQAEIDSACELIDFLRFNAHYMSQIYQDQPESSPGVWNRLEYRPLEGFIFAITPFNFTAIAGNLPASAALMGNTVVWKPAYTQIYSAQVIMEVFKEAGLPDGVINLIYVDGPAAGDVVFNHPDFAGLHFTGSTGVFRHLWKTIGQNIEKYKTYPRIVGETGGKDFIVAHKSANAKELATAIVRGSFEFQGQKCSAASRVYVPSNLWTDVKKYIQEDLKDIKMGGTEDFSNFVNAVIDEKAFDKIAGYIDHAKNEDMSEIIAGGGYDKSKGYFIEPTVVVTKDPKAKTLCEEIFGPVVTIYVYQEERFEETLELVNSTSPYALTGSIISKDRYAVELASKKLVNAAGNFYINDKPTGAVVGQQPFGGSRASGTNDKAGSALNLLRWVSPRTIKETFVPPTDYKYPFLEEK; encoded by the coding sequence ATGCCAAAAGGAGTTTACAATGTACCCCTTCCGAAAAATGAGCCCGTACTTACTTACGGACCGGGTTCATCAGAGAAAGCTAATTTGAAAAAAGCTATTGAGGAAGCGAGGTCTAAACAGGTTGATATCCCCATGTACATCGGTAGTGAGGAAGTCAGGACTGACAAAAAATTACCGCTAAACCCTCCTCATGATCATCAGCACGTGCTGGGTTATTTCCATGAAGGAGATTCGTCACATGTACAGCAAGCCATTGATGCAGCTTTAGGTGCTAAGGAAGCATGGGCAGAGCTGGCCTGGGAACACAGAGCCAGCATATTCTTAAAAGCTGCAGATCTTCTGGCTGGCCCGTACCGTGCAAAGATCAACGCAGCTACTATGCTCGGACAATCTAAAAATGCTTTCCAGGCCGAGATTGACTCTGCCTGTGAGTTGATTGACTTCCTGCGTTTCAATGCACATTACATGTCGCAGATCTATCAGGATCAGCCCGAATCATCTCCAGGTGTATGGAACAGGCTTGAGTACCGTCCTTTGGAAGGTTTCATCTTTGCCATCACACCATTTAACTTTACTGCCATTGCCGGAAACCTTCCCGCTTCAGCAGCATTGATGGGTAATACCGTAGTTTGGAAGCCTGCTTATACCCAAATCTACTCTGCGCAGGTAATTATGGAGGTGTTCAAAGAAGCCGGTTTGCCTGATGGCGTTATCAACCTGATCTATGTTGACGGACCTGCTGCCGGTGATGTGGTATTTAACCACCCTGATTTTGCAGGCTTGCATTTTACAGGAAGTACAGGCGTATTCCGTCACCTGTGGAAAACGATTGGCCAGAACATCGAAAAATATAAAACCTACCCAAGAATTGTAGGCGAAACCGGTGGTAAGGACTTCATCGTGGCACATAAATCTGCCAATGCCAAAGAACTGGCGACAGCTATAGTAAGAGGTTCATTCGAATTCCAGGGACAAAAATGTTCGGCAGCTTCCAGAGTATATGTGCCTTCAAACCTTTGGACTGATGTGAAAAAGTATATCCAGGAAGATCTGAAAGATATCAAAATGGGCGGAACAGAAGATTTCAGCAACTTTGTAAATGCTGTTATCGATGAGAAAGCTTTTGATAAAATTGCAGGATATATCGATCATGCTAAAAATGAAGACATGAGTGAGATCATTGCAGGTGGCGGGTATGACAAATCCAAAGGATACTTCATTGAGCCTACTGTAGTAGTTACTAAAGACCCTAAAGCAAAAACACTCTGCGAAGAAATCTTCGGGCCGGTAGTTACAATCTATGTATATCAGGAAGAGCGATTTGAAGAAACACTGGAACTAGTCAACAGTACCTCTCCATATGCACTTACTGGTTCTATCATATCCAAAGATAGGTATGCCGTAGAACTGGCTTCAAAAAAACTGGTCAACGCTGCAGGTAACTTCTACATTAATGACAAACCTACAGGGGCTGTTGTGGGTCAGCAACCATTTGGTGGAAGCAGGGCTTCCGGCACCAATGACAAGGCCGGTTCTGCACTTAACCTTTTGCGTTGGGTATCTCCAAGAACAATTAAGGAAACCTTTGTACCACCAACAGATTACAAGTATCCTTTTCTTGAAGAAAAGTAA
- a CDS encoding zinc-dependent peptidase, which yields MSNHVKPSFFHYFVAIATFLTVAMLSYPLYDHDHTLLAIFIPVALFIAYLVFRSLTRRIRRKAKALQEHFPDTWKELLIKNVKFYRELSPDKKVLFERKVYLFLAEKRITGIDTEVDDLDRLLVASSAVIPIFAFPEWEYNHLDEVLLYPNSFNSNYETAGDDRSISGMVGNGIMNGKMILSKIDLHFGFEHPQHKRNVGIHEFIHLLDESDGNIDGIPDALMEHRYAEPWLRIMHQEMQKIKSNQSDINPYGATSEEEFLPVASEYFFQRPELFKSKHPELYNLLNRIFHQSPKIS from the coding sequence ATGAGCAATCACGTTAAGCCGTCATTCTTTCATTACTTCGTAGCCATTGCCACATTTCTCACCGTAGCCATGCTGAGCTACCCGTTGTATGACCATGACCATACATTGCTCGCCATTTTCATCCCTGTGGCCTTGTTTATAGCATATCTTGTCTTTCGCAGCTTAACCCGAAGAATAAGGAGAAAGGCCAAAGCACTACAAGAGCACTTCCCCGACACATGGAAAGAGTTGTTAATTAAAAATGTGAAATTTTACAGGGAGCTTTCACCCGATAAAAAGGTACTCTTCGAAAGAAAAGTTTACCTCTTTCTGGCTGAGAAACGTATTACCGGCATCGATACTGAAGTAGACGACCTGGACCGCTTGTTAGTAGCCAGCAGCGCCGTCATACCCATCTTTGCCTTTCCCGAATGGGAATACAACCATCTGGATGAAGTACTGCTATACCCCAATTCCTTTAACAGTAACTATGAAACCGCCGGAGATGACAGGTCAATATCTGGCATGGTAGGTAATGGTATTATGAATGGGAAGATGATATTGTCTAAGATAGACCTTCATTTCGGGTTTGAACATCCGCAACACAAAAGAAATGTGGGCATTCACGAGTTTATCCACCTGCTTGACGAGTCAGATGGCAATATTGACGGTATTCCCGATGCCCTGATGGAGCACAGGTATGCAGAACCATGGCTCCGCATAATGCACCAGGAGATGCAGAAAATAAAAAGCAATCAATCAGATATTAACCCATACGGAGCCACTTCTGAGGAAGAATTCCTACCTGTAGCCAGTGAATACTTCTTCCAAAGACCGGAACTGTTTAAAAGCAAGCATCCCGAGCTATACAATCTGCTAAACAGAATATTCCATCAAAGCCCAAAGATATCATAA
- a CDS encoding LysM peptidoglycan-binding domain-containing protein codes for MEEQKIKSSGIKKTYTVKEDESLTIIAREFYGNPSLWKHIYEANIDKIKDPNDLQAGQKLIIPNLPK; via the coding sequence ATGGAAGAGCAAAAAATAAAAAGCAGTGGTATCAAGAAAACATACACGGTCAAAGAAGATGAATCTCTTACTATCATAGCGAGAGAGTTTTATGGCAACCCTTCACTTTGGAAGCATATTTATGAAGCCAATATTGACAAGATTAAGGATCCTAATGACCTTCAGGCCGGTCAGAAGTTGATAATACCAAACCTTCCCAAATAG